Below is a genomic region from Candidatus Micrarchaeia archaeon.
AGCCCCATCAGCGGATACACCGTCACTATCTTGGTGGCGAGCACGAGGGGGTGGGATTTTTTCCTCGGCTGCGCGTTCTCCTTGAGGATGAAGTAGGCTGCGGCAGGTACGAGAATCCGGGCGAGCGCCGCGATTATGAACAGCAGCCTGAATGCCGCGGCATCGGCCCCGAAGGCCGCGAGCAGCGCTCCGCCGAAAAGGGTGCCGAAGAAAGCCCCCAGAGACGCGTAAATGGCATAATCTCCGGCGGCCCTGGAACGCATGCGCGGATTTACGTTGTCAAGCACGAACATGCTGGTGGACAGCAAAACCCCGCCCCAGGCAAGCGTGCCAATTATGTTCGCGAGCTGGGCTTCCGCGGCGTTGGTGACGAAATAGACGCAGAGTATGGAAAGGGGAAGGAGCGCCGTGCTGGAAACCAGCACCGCCTTTGGGCCGTAATGCTCTATTAGCCGGCCCCAGTGGTAGAAGGAAAGCGCGTATATTACCAGCGTTGCAAGCAGGAGCAGCGAGAAATTGAGGTAGCCGATTCCAAGCACGCCCAGATAATACACATCAATGAACGGCGAGGCCATGGTGAGCGTGAAGTAGAGGAGAAACTGGATGACGCAGAATGCCCTGAAGCCAGGGACCGAACCAGTCAGCGTGAAGCCGCTGTTCGGATGCGGATCCCAATGCCTGCTCAGGAAATACGCGCCTGCGAGCCTTGCGGCGAACGAGAAGAGGAACAGGAGCGCGAAGCCGAGCAGGATCTCCTGCCCTGCGTAGTCCAGGACCAGGCCTGCGCAGAGGACCGCGAGCAGGGCAACGAAATTGTATATCCGGTTCCTGAAGCCGAACCAGCTGGCTCTTTTCTCTGCCGGAACTACGTCGCCCATGAGCGCGAGCCAGGGTGGGTTGGCGATCCCCCCGAAGAAAAGGGCCAATGCCGCAAGAACCACAAGCAGGATTCCGACTATGGCGCGGTCCAGCCCCTGCCATGCGAGGCACGCGACCGCGGAGAGGAGCAGGAAGCATAGGGACTGAAGGAAAACCGAAACCACCACCACTTTCTTGCGCTGCCATCCGAAGGGGTTGAAATGCACTATGAGCTTCTGCCCCACCCCGTCCATCAGCGAGCCTGATGCATTGAGGGCGCTTATGACTTCTATGGGCGCTCGCAGGGCAACGGCAAAGGGATTGAGGAATCGGGTTCCTATATAATACATCACGGCCCATAAGCTCCCGTCGATTATGGAATAGCGCATGGTCTTTTCCCTGAGCGGGTCGCTTTTGGCCATGAGTCAATTGGAGAAGTTAGGAATAAAACTGCTGCGGAAAGGGAATTCATATAAAATACATTGCTGGTATTTCATAATGGTGAGCGCTTGGGAATAGGGATAATCATAGGGCTCCTGGTTGCTGTGGTCTCGGCGTACCTGATATACCGCATGCTGAAGGCTGTGTGGGTGCTCGCGCTCAACGGGATAATCGGGCTCGCGGTGTTCTGGCTGCTCGGAGCGTTCGGGATAACGCACGTGAACATAGACGTATGGACGTTCCTCATAGCCGCGATAGGCGGGCTCCCGGGAGTTGCCGTGGTCGTGATGCTTGCGTATTTAGGTGTGCCTCTCTAGGTTGATGTTATGGTAATAAAACTGCATTGTTTAGGTGCGAGCAGGGAAGTGGGTAGGAGCGCGTTCGTGCTCCAGACCGACAGGCGCGTACTCCTGGATTACGGGATGAAGATTTTCGACGAAGCCGGGAAGCCGAGCTACCCGGACAGCGTGGAGAACGTGAAGCTGGACGCGGCTTTCATAAGCCACGCGCACCTGGACCATTCCGGTTTCGTGCCCAAAATATACACGCACTCCAAAATCCAGTGGTACGGGACCCCGCCCACTTACGACATATGCGACATACTGTGGAAGGACAGCATGAAGATACAGGGCGACGAGCTTCCATGGGGCAATTCCCATTACAAAAAAGCGATGAAGTACTGGCAGCCGCTCATGTACAACCACCGCGTGGGGGTGGGCGAAACCAATTTCGAGTTCACGGACGCAGGGCACATAGCCGGAGCGGCTATGGTGCTCGCGAGCCACAAGGGGAAGAAGGTGCTTTACACAGGGGATTTCAAAACCGAGGCCACGCGGCTCCATTCCGGGGCCGTGCCCCCGAAAGAGGAGGTGGACGCGCTCATAATAGAGAGCACTTACGCTGATAGGGAGCACCCGGAAAGGAAGGGGCTGGAGAAGAAATTCGCTGATGAAATTTACGAGACCATCAACCAGGGGGGCACAGTGCTCTGCCCTGCGTTCGCGCTCGGGCGGAGCCAGGAGCTCATCAGGATAATAAGGGCTTACCACAAGGACGTGCCCATCTACCTGGACGGCATGGCCAAGGCCGTGACCCAGGTTTACGCCAAGTACAGGAAATACCTGCATGATTACGACCGGTTCGTGCGGGACGTGGAAAGCATCACATTCGTGGACGGCGTGGAGGACCGCAGGAACGCGACCGCAGGGGGGAACGTGATCGTGTCCACTGCCGGGATGATGGAGGGAGGCCCTGCGCTCAACTACACGAAGTTCCTGAACCGGGACTCAAAAATCATATTCACCGGATATTGCGTGGAGGGCACCAACGGGTGGCTGCTCCAGAACAAGGGCCAGCTGAGGGTGGACCGGAGCGTGCTGGAAGTGGAACTGCCGGTTGAGTACTACGATTTCTCGGCGCACGCAGGAAGGAGCGAGCTTTTCGCGCTCGTGAAGAAGCTTAACCCTGGGAAAGTCGTGTGCGTGCACGGGGACGAGGCGCGGGCCGAGAAGTTCGCAGAGGAACTGAACG
It encodes:
- a CDS encoding MFS transporter; protein product: MAKSDPLREKTMRYSIIDGSLWAVMYYIGTRFLNPFAVALRAPIEVISALNASGSLMDGVGQKLIVHFNPFGWQRKKVVVVSVFLQSLCFLLLSAVACLAWQGLDRAIVGILLVVLAALALFFGGIANPPWLALMGDVVPAEKRASWFGFRNRIYNFVALLAVLCAGLVLDYAGQEILLGFALLFLFSFAARLAGAYFLSRHWDPHPNSGFTLTGSVPGFRAFCVIQFLLYFTLTMASPFIDVYYLGVLGIGYLNFSLLLLATLVIYALSFYHWGRLIEHYGPKAVLVSSTALLPLSILCVYFVTNAAEAQLANIIGTLAWGGVLLSTSMFVLDNVNPRMRSRAAGDYAIYASLGAFFGTLFGGALLAAFGADAAAFRLLFIIAALARILVPAAAYFILKENAQPRKKSHPLVLATKIVTVYPLMGLAYDLQNVAAFVRERSPKQARKKL
- a CDS encoding pro-sigmaK processing inhibitor BofA family protein, whose amino-acid sequence is MGIGIIIGLLVAVVSAYLIYRMLKAVWVLALNGIIGLAVFWLLGAFGITHVNIDVWTFLIAAIGGLPGVAVVVMLAYLGVPL
- a CDS encoding MBL fold metallo-hydrolase; this encodes MVIKLHCLGASREVGRSAFVLQTDRRVLLDYGMKIFDEAGKPSYPDSVENVKLDAAFISHAHLDHSGFVPKIYTHSKIQWYGTPPTYDICDILWKDSMKIQGDELPWGNSHYKKAMKYWQPLMYNHRVGVGETNFEFTDAGHIAGAAMVLASHKGKKVLYTGDFKTEATRLHSGAVPPKEEVDALIIESTYADREHPERKGLEKKFADEIYETINQGGTVLCPAFALGRSQELIRIIRAYHKDVPIYLDGMAKAVTQVYAKYRKYLHDYDRFVRDVESITFVDGVEDRRNATAGGNVIVSTAGMMEGGPALNYTKFLNRDSKIIFTGYCVEGTNGWLLQNKGQLRVDRSVLEVELPVEYYDFSAHAGRSELFALVKKLNPGKVVCVHGDEARAEKFAEELNGMGFDAAAPARGDKIDLVKIS